Part of the Helicobacter bilis genome is shown below.
TGTTTATTGCCGTATGTTGCGTGTGTTTTATGGAATCTTTGCTGTGGGTTGTAGTATCGTTGTGGCTAGATTTTGTGTTTGCATTGCTATTTTGCATGATTTCTAGTTGTGGATTTCTCATTTTTGATTTTATTTTACCAAACGAGACTTTTCCATGTAGTTTTAGAATCTCAAGATGAGATTCTATGACATCATTTTGATAATATGGGTTATAGAGTATGAGTAAGGCGGTAGTATTCATTGTTATTTCCTTATGTTTTTAGATATTATAATCTAAAACCTATAAATCTTAATATCTCTGCATTGAAAAACTAAGCGGCTATATAGAGTTTTGCATGTCTTTTGCAGCATATTTTAGTGCATGTTACAGGACTTTTTTTGTCAAGTGTAAAACGCATTTTTGCAGCTACAACTCACTTGCCCCAAAAATTACAAAAAAATACTTTTATTTTTCATGTTTATATTTCTTTTTTTTTTTTTGTAAAATGATTTTACTAAATTATTACATTTAGTATTTTTCACAAAGGATTATCATGGCTTACAAGAAAGATAGTGATTTGGAATTTTTGAGAGAGATTCCAAGTGAAGAGTTGGATGTATTAGTGGAGTTGCTAACAAAAGATACTGATGGTAAAACGCGGCATGCAGAGAGTCTTACAGGTAAAGATTCCTATAAAAAGCATTATCCAAATCATCATGAATATATAGATGACATTATAGAAGAATTACAAACATTTGGCGGACACACAATTGTAAATAAAATAAGGGGTGGCGGTGTTTTGTATAAAGAGATTCTATGTGATGTATGCGATAAACAAAAGGTTGATTACTCTAAAGATAGTAATATTATCGCAATTGAGAAAGCTTTAATTACTAAAATGTTTAAAGACCTTACAGAATCTCTTGCAAAAGAAGATCCAAAAAAGTTAGAGGAAGCAATGAAAGAAGTAAAGCCAGAAAGCACAAATGGGCTCTATATGTATCAGCTATCAACCATTGTAACTTCTGCGGCCATGCAAACATTTGGTATGACAACAGCAGCTGGTGCAGCAGCATTTGCAAGTTTTGGTGCGACTTTAGGTATTGGTAAAGTAGTTGGGCTTATAAATCCTATCTTAACAGGTGCGACAACGCTATGGTTAATGTCTGATTTAATGGGACCAGCCTATCGCGTAACTACACCAGCAACATTGCAAATAGCATTTTTACGACAAAGACATTTACATAGAAAAGAGATTGAAGAATTGGAAACAAATCATAAAGAAATAATGGAAAGCTTGGAAACTATTAGCGATGATTTAGAAGAAGAGCAAAAGATAGCATTGGCAACAAAGATTATGGGGCAATTAAAAGTAAAGCTTAATATCCTTGTTGTAGGTGCTACGGGTGTTGGCAAAAGCTCTACAATTGCCGCTATCTTTAAAAATGGTAAGAATTTTGTAAAGATTGGCACAGATTCAAAACCACAAACACAAAATATAGAAAAATTTGTTATTAGCAACAATATTACACTTTGGGATTCACCAGGACTTGGTGAGGGCGAAGAAAAAGATAAAAAGCATAAAGATAATATAATCGCAAAACTTCAAGAAAAAGATAAAGATGGCAATGCTTTAATTGATTTAGTGCTAGTTATCCTTGATGCGACAAATAAAGATTTAGAAACCGCATATAAGCTTATCAATAAAGTGATAATCCCTAATATGCCAAATAAAGATAGAATCCTTATTGCATTAAATAAATGTGATTGTGTTATTGATAGAGTGGATTTTGTAGAAAATGGACGAAAATTAACCGATGAGCAAATACAATATTTAGATTCTAAAGTCAATGATATACAAGAGCGGGTGAAAAAGGATACAGGCGTAGATGTAGAGCCTATATACTACTCTGCGGGATTAAAGAAAGAGAATAAACTACAAGAGATGCCATATAATATTACTAAGCTACTCTACTTTATCACAAAGAAAACCCCACCTATAAAGCGTCTTGTGTATATAGGACAAGATAATAAAGAAAAAGGCACAGATGATGGTAAAAAAGATTATGAGAAATCGTGGTGGAAATCCACTTGGGAATTTGCTACAGATCTTGCAAAAGAAAATAAAGATACTGCAAAGCAAATGATTAGTGATTATGCTTTGCCATTTGTTAAAAATCCAGCTATAAGAAAAATACTCGATAGCTTATTAAAGAAACTTTAATTTGTAGGAAAGGATAAAAATATGTTGTGGTCTATTACTGTTATTTTTGCTATATTGGCTGGTTTAATTGTATTTTTTGTCGTATTGGCGCTTCTTATTGCTGCGCTTGGTGCTGGCACAGCAGTCGCTATTCTTGTATTACCTTTTATAGCGTTTGTTAAAGGACTTGAACAAGCGTATTATTGGTATGCAGGTGAGCCATTTCAAATTCTTTGGATTATTTGCGGAGTGATTTCTGTGCCAATCATGATTGTTATAATCGTGGGAATTAAAAATAACTAATCTTGCTAATAAATGGTTTTATGCATTAGAATCTTCCTTATATAAAAAAGCAAATAAGATGCGGATTAAAGCACCTGTAATGTTAAATCTATTCTCTTTTTTATTACCTTGCTTACCAAAATGTCTATACGCATAAGGGATATAGATATTTACCACTCCTGCTGGTGTTTTATATGCTACTCTATTTTTAGCCTTGTTTGGTGTAGCGTTTTTTGAGTTTAGTAGATTTTGGCTAAAAGTTTGTATGTCCGTAGGTTTAGGTAAAGGCATTGCATAAGATTCCAACGCCTTATAATCTATCCTGCCATTAGAATCTAAAAAGCTAGATTCTAGCTCCTTGCTTAACGCTTCCCCTTGCATTGTGCTTTCTGCTATGGTATCTTTTAAAGGTGTATCCATAGTTTTGTGTGGATGTGGGTATGTATAAAAGCTTGGTGCATTCCCTAAAGCTCCGCCCTTTATATTTTTCTCCCAAAAATCATCATAAAATTTTCGCTCCGCTTCACTAAGGTCGTCATTTACTCCTTTCATCATCGCATTCATAACTCTGTCCTCAAGCTTGTTAAATTTTTCCCCCTCTTTGCCAAATTTATCTACAATATATCTTTCATTCGCTTTTGATTGCGTTTTGGCGTCAATATACCTTTTCATTCTCTCTTGAATATTCCTTGCTTCCACTTCGCCGTGCCTTAGCCTGTAATTATCCTTGCTAAGTGTTTCTAATTTTTCCCCATAAGCAAAGCCCTCTATATCTTGGAATTCGTGTTGGATTTCGTGGTAGAGAGTGCTTTTTGCTTTTTCTACATCTGTATCTATATTGTCTGCATTAAGTTTTATCGCTTTTTTGTCTTGTTTATATCTGCCTACTACGCTTGGACTTTCCGCGCTTTCTTGGTGTGTAAATGTCTTTATTTTTATATCTTGCAACTGCGGATAAGCTTTAAAAAGCTCATCATCTTTTAAAAAATCTACAAGCCTTTTTTCTACTCCTATATTATAAATCAACCAATCCTCTTCCTTGTCTTCTGGTGTGTATTTTAGCTTTAGCTCCCCGCCACTTTGGCTTATCTCAAACTTCCATTTTTTATCCTTGTCTTTATACCAGCCTGTTTTTTCCCATATCTCTATTTCATCTGCCCCACTAGATTCTAACTCTTTTGCCCTCTCTAGCCTTGCTTTGTGTGGTGCATAGGCTTCATTTACTAAAGCCTTTTCCCCTGCGAATAGCTGTGGATTTACATCTAAAAGCTTATTGTTATTTAAAAAGCGTGTTAAGGCATTATGTGTATTTGTCATTGCATAAGTTTGCAAATCTCTTTTAGCTATTTCACTCATTAAAGCTGGATTGTCTTTAGCTATATTTGGATAACTCTTAGCTACTTTGTTTGCTCTCCATTCTAAGCCTTTTGCTACCGCCTTACTTCCTACCGCCCCACCTAAGAATCCAGCGGCAAACTTAGCAGGATTAAATCCTACAATGTTTCCATTCTCATCAGTCTCAATTCCTGCTGCAGTGCCACTTATTATTCCACTTCCCAAATGACTTGGATTAGCATACATGATATTAGGGCTATTTTCATTAAAGTAGGTATGTGTAGATTCTTTATTTTTTGGTTTAGTCTTTGTGATATTGCCTTTTGTATCTGTATAGCTTCCTTTATTGTCAATATGTTTTATTTGGTTAGAATCAAATGCTACTATTTCCCTATCATTAAACAATATGCCATCATATCCTGCTTTTTTATAAAATTGTTGCAATGGATAGATTCTAGCTGTTTGATACATTCTTCCATAACCGCCATATACACCATAGTGTCCGCCCACTACTTCCTGTAATTTCTCATTCTCTCTTGCAGCGGCTAGGATATAAAGCTCGGTTTCATTTTTAAAAAATTCTTTTTCAAACCCAGCTTCATATAATGTGGGCGAATCTTTTTTTAAGAGAGAATCAAGCTCTTTTAACTCTTGCAAACTCTCATCTAAATTAGGATTATGTTTTAAATCTGCCTCGTAAGCTCTTATGCTCTCATGCAAATTTTCCTTTTTTAGATTATAAAGCGGTGTGCTAAACTCTTTACCACTTTCTATATGCCTTATCTTAACGCTTTCTCTGTCATATTGCAAAAACTCAAAGCCGCTTTCTTTTAACTCTGCTTTTGCTTGTTTTAGATTTTCTATTGCCCTTAATCCCCTTTCTTTATCTTTTTTAGTGAATTTAAAAATTTTATCAATCTCT
Proteins encoded:
- a CDS encoding DUF3944 domain-containing protein, which produces MAYKKDSDLEFLREIPSEELDVLVELLTKDTDGKTRHAESLTGKDSYKKHYPNHHEYIDDIIEELQTFGGHTIVNKIRGGGVLYKEILCDVCDKQKVDYSKDSNIIAIEKALITKMFKDLTESLAKEDPKKLEEAMKEVKPESTNGLYMYQLSTIVTSAAMQTFGMTTAAGAAAFASFGATLGIGKVVGLINPILTGATTLWLMSDLMGPAYRVTTPATLQIAFLRQRHLHRKEIEELETNHKEIMESLETISDDLEEEQKIALATKIMGQLKVKLNILVVGATGVGKSSTIAAIFKNGKNFVKIGTDSKPQTQNIEKFVISNNITLWDSPGLGEGEEKDKKHKDNIIAKLQEKDKDGNALIDLVLVILDATNKDLETAYKLINKVIIPNMPNKDRILIALNKCDCVIDRVDFVENGRKLTDEQIQYLDSKVNDIQERVKKDTGVDVEPIYYSAGLKKENKLQEMPYNITKLLYFITKKTPPIKRLVYIGQDNKEKGTDDGKKDYEKSWWKSTWEFATDLAKENKDTAKQMISDYALPFVKNPAIRKILDSLLKKL
- a CDS encoding LPD23 domain-containing protein yields the protein MWAKISGLSQAKNNKYKEGVETSYHDTFTSKEPLENLATNIIPQQTLESTMQKFNYDEKKAKDLLEWHKDSSPLTKDENGLPKVFYHGTTLSSMKRLHNKELKKPFEVFNTKDNSVSNFSIGNWFSNDKNLAKNYADDDEGNFIYEVFLNIKKPFIMEKELTQEKIKEIDKIFKFTKKDKERGLRAIENLKQAKAELKESGFEFLQYDRESVKIRHIESGKEFSTPLYNLKKENLHESIRAYEADLKHNPNLDESLQELKELDSLLKKDSPTLYEAGFEKEFFKNETELYILAAARENEKLQEVVGGHYGVYGGYGRMYQTARIYPLQQFYKKAGYDGILFNDREIVAFDSNQIKHIDNKGSYTDTKGNITKTKPKNKESTHTYFNENSPNIMYANPSHLGSGIISGTAAGIETDENGNIVGFNPAKFAAGFLGGAVGSKAVAKGLEWRANKVAKSYPNIAKDNPALMSEIAKRDLQTYAMTNTHNALTRFLNNNKLLDVNPQLFAGEKALVNEAYAPHKARLERAKELESSGADEIEIWEKTGWYKDKDKKWKFEISQSGGELKLKYTPEDKEEDWLIYNIGVEKRLVDFLKDDELFKAYPQLQDIKIKTFTHQESAESPSVVGRYKQDKKAIKLNADNIDTDVEKAKSTLYHEIQHEFQDIEGFAYGEKLETLSKDNYRLRHGEVEARNIQERMKRYIDAKTQSKANERYIVDKFGKEGEKFNKLEDRVMNAMMKGVNDDLSEAERKFYDDFWEKNIKGGALGNAPSFYTYPHPHKTMDTPLKDTIAESTMQGEALSKELESSFLDSNGRIDYKALESYAMPLPKPTDIQTFSQNLLNSKNATPNKAKNRVAYKTPAGVVNIYIPYAYRHFGKQGNKKENRFNITGALIRILFAFLYKEDSNA